A DNA window from Mucilaginibacter xinganensis contains the following coding sequences:
- a CDS encoding PhnA domain-containing protein: MDTPNVKDSNGNTLIDGDSVTLIKSLKVKGSTTT, translated from the coding sequence TTGGACACACCAAACGTAAAAGACAGTAACGGCAACACACTGATTGACGGCGACTCAGTAACCTTGATTAAAAGTTTAAAAGTGAAAGGCTCGACCACTACTTGA